The following are encoded in a window of Arthrobacter antioxidans genomic DNA:
- a CDS encoding PspC domain-containing protein: MQSFYRILRSSPIRRAPGGLLGGIAAGIALQYGWRVTYVRIAILLSFLLPFIGLPLYLVLWLLLPTTEGTIALERLLAGA; encoded by the coding sequence ATGCAGTCCTTCTACCGCATCCTCCGCTCCTCGCCCATCAGACGCGCTCCCGGGGGCCTCCTCGGCGGGATCGCCGCAGGCATCGCACTGCAGTACGGGTGGCGCGTGACCTACGTCCGCATCGCTATCCTGCTGAGCTTCCTGCTCCCCTTCATCGGCCTCCCGCTCTACCTCGTCCTGTGGCTCCTGCTCCCTACGACGGAGGGCACCATCGCCCTCGAGCGGCTCCTCGCCGGGGCCTAG
- a CDS encoding carotenoid biosynthesis protein has translation MPKTPAARSFPRLLIASCAFLFVSGYFVVRFPDVEGASYASYGFNLLIALPAFIALVHQLGAARGVAALAAVSVFGYLIEGFGVATHLPYGEFYYGEPLGPTILGLVPYLLPLSYVPLVIGAVAVVSGGGSALRRILLGGLLLVVIDGVLDPGAVSLGFWIWPGGGPYYGVPLSNYGGWLISGLVASALVTWIGGRRLTDFPLRPGLLDSLLVSMFLWLGVCVFSGLVFPAVLAVALIVLVARRRLQLTRAAVESAPVAGGTTVDATQQA, from the coding sequence GTGCCGAAGACTCCCGCTGCCCGCAGCTTCCCCCGCCTGCTCATCGCATCCTGCGCCTTCCTGTTCGTCTCCGGCTATTTCGTGGTGCGGTTCCCGGACGTCGAAGGTGCGAGCTACGCGTCCTACGGCTTCAATCTCCTGATCGCCCTGCCGGCGTTCATCGCGCTCGTTCACCAGCTCGGTGCTGCCCGGGGCGTCGCCGCCCTCGCGGCCGTGTCCGTCTTCGGCTACCTGATCGAGGGCTTCGGCGTCGCCACACACCTGCCCTACGGCGAGTTCTACTACGGCGAACCGCTCGGCCCCACGATCCTCGGCCTCGTCCCGTACCTGCTCCCCCTCTCCTACGTGCCGCTGGTGATCGGCGCCGTGGCCGTTGTCTCGGGGGGTGGGTCCGCGCTGCGGAGGATCCTGCTCGGTGGGCTGCTGCTCGTGGTCATCGACGGTGTCCTCGATCCCGGAGCGGTGTCCCTCGGCTTCTGGATCTGGCCCGGCGGTGGCCCCTACTACGGGGTCCCGCTCTCGAACTACGGAGGCTGGCTGATCTCCGGGCTCGTCGCCTCCGCGCTGGTGACCTGGATCGGCGGGCGGCGCCTGACCGACTTCCCGCTCCGCCCGGGCCTGCTCGACAGCCTGCTCGTCTCCATGTTCCTGTGGCTCGGCGTCTGCGTCTTCTCGGGGCTCGTGTTCCCGGCGGTGCTCGCCGTCGCCCTGATCGTCCTCGTGGCGCGTCGACGGCTGCAGCTCACGCGCGCCGCAGTGGAGTCCGCGCCGGTTGCGGGCGGCACGACCGTGGACGCCACACAGCAGGCCTGA
- a CDS encoding phytoene desaturase family protein, which produces MSRVVVVGGGIGGLTAAALLGRAGHSVTLVEASDHVGGKSRRVEVSGQRMDTGPSLVTFPSVWQELLRLLDAVAPVGATPAADIAGLRLERLPEVGTYYYRGEACALPVPEGHPWHPAWTRFAAEHGILGEDVSRLLTTGPLEKASYPALARLGALYGRRLTTRSYLDSLPWLPDGLREVIAIHTLNAGVSPTRTPALYASMPAIMAQDGVWIPEGGVYELVLALQRVAEDAGVEIRTGEPAQDIGRRRVITAAGSYPADAVVSGLDAHRLAGLLGGRTARTPRKLTCSAIGIYAVLARPLPEGTARHGVVMPDDPAALYASLEAGEEPDQTMAFANYYPAHGVYPNGSATLALLLTAPANGRTYSLEDPFVRRELDRTTRVLGLPEPIEAYFGSHEILDPGYFGERGSAGGALYGAVRPAWMSGPFHLPPYSDPLRPWLWRVGASVHPGGGLPAVLGGAMMSTQKLLARLGSTV; this is translated from the coding sequence ATGAGCCGGGTCGTCGTCGTCGGTGGCGGTATCGGTGGGCTGACGGCCGCCGCCCTCCTCGGTCGCGCGGGCCACAGCGTGACGCTGGTCGAGGCCTCGGACCACGTGGGCGGCAAGAGCCGCCGCGTCGAGGTCTCGGGGCAGCGCATGGACACGGGGCCGTCGCTGGTCACGTTCCCGAGCGTGTGGCAGGAACTCCTGCGCCTTCTCGACGCCGTCGCCCCCGTCGGCGCGACGCCGGCCGCGGACATCGCCGGTCTCCGCCTCGAACGGCTGCCGGAGGTCGGCACCTACTACTACCGCGGCGAGGCGTGCGCGCTGCCCGTGCCGGAGGGCCATCCGTGGCACCCCGCCTGGACGCGTTTCGCGGCAGAGCACGGCATCCTCGGGGAGGACGTGTCGCGCCTGCTGACCACGGGTCCGCTCGAGAAGGCCTCCTACCCGGCGCTGGCCAGGCTCGGAGCGCTGTACGGCCGGAGGCTTACGACGCGGAGCTATCTCGACAGCCTGCCGTGGCTGCCCGACGGGCTCCGCGAGGTCATCGCCATCCACACGCTCAACGCAGGCGTCAGCCCCACCCGGACACCCGCCCTCTACGCCAGCATGCCCGCCATCATGGCCCAGGACGGTGTCTGGATCCCCGAGGGCGGCGTCTACGAACTCGTGCTGGCGCTCCAGCGCGTCGCCGAGGACGCCGGTGTGGAGATCCGCACGGGCGAGCCCGCCCAGGACATCGGACGACGGCGGGTCATCACGGCAGCAGGCAGTTACCCGGCCGACGCCGTCGTCAGCGGTCTCGACGCGCACCGCCTGGCGGGGCTGCTGGGCGGGCGCACCGCCAGGACGCCGCGGAAGCTCACCTGCTCCGCCATCGGGATCTATGCCGTCCTGGCCAGGCCACTCCCCGAGGGGACCGCCCGCCACGGCGTGGTCATGCCGGACGATCCGGCCGCGCTCTACGCGAGCCTGGAAGCCGGGGAGGAACCCGACCAGACCATGGCCTTCGCGAACTACTATCCGGCGCACGGGGTCTACCCCAACGGGTCCGCGACGCTGGCGCTGCTCCTCACGGCACCCGCCAACGGCAGGACCTACTCGCTCGAGGACCCGTTCGTGCGGCGCGAGCTCGACCGGACGACGCGCGTGCTCGGGCTGCCCGAACCCATCGAGGCTTATTTCGGCAGTCACGAGATCCTCGACCCTGGCTACTTCGGCGAGCGCGGATCGGCCGGCGGGGCGCTCTACGGGGCCGTGCGTCCGGCGTGGATGAGCGGACCGTTCCACCTCCCGCCCTATTCGGATCCGCTCCGCCCGTGGCTGTGGCGCGTCGGGGCCTCCGTCCACCCCGGTGGAGGGCTGCCAGCGGTCCTCGGCGGCGCGATGATGTCCACGCAGAAACTGCTGGCCCGCCTGGGGTCCACGGTCTGA
- a CDS encoding UbiA family prenyltransferase, translated as MPQAGFAPAALRMVHISRPVLWINTLGTGVVGMWLTGTFWESEALALLLWLTLPFNLLIYGVNDIFDQDTDALNPRKGSLEGARIRASEVRAIWIAVLATNLPFLAWFAATLPTAALLWIALYALVFVFYSAPPLRFKARPYLDSLSNAAYAFPLVFVPYALGDTPAWAAALGLMAWSAAKHTYDAVQDIDEDRGVGIMTTAVRLGPRGVVAWSGAWWAVSTACFAVVNIPVAVVNTLIAGWLLLGLYRDPRPETGHRLYRYSIAFPYVAGTVAGVQLVVALTLGLYR; from the coding sequence GTGCCCCAGGCAGGTTTTGCGCCAGCAGCGCTGCGCATGGTCCACATCTCCCGGCCGGTCCTCTGGATCAACACCCTCGGCACCGGCGTCGTCGGAATGTGGCTCACCGGGACGTTCTGGGAGTCGGAGGCCCTCGCGCTCCTTCTCTGGCTGACCCTGCCGTTCAACCTGCTCATCTACGGCGTGAACGACATCTTCGACCAGGACACCGATGCCCTGAACCCGCGGAAGGGATCGCTCGAAGGTGCCAGGATCAGGGCCTCGGAGGTCCGTGCCATCTGGATCGCCGTGCTCGCCACGAACCTGCCGTTCCTGGCATGGTTCGCGGCCACCCTCCCGACGGCGGCCCTTCTATGGATCGCGCTGTACGCCCTGGTCTTCGTCTTCTACTCCGCGCCGCCGCTGCGCTTCAAGGCCCGGCCGTACCTCGACTCCCTCAGCAACGCGGCCTACGCGTTCCCGCTCGTCTTCGTCCCCTACGCCCTCGGTGACACGCCGGCCTGGGCCGCCGCGCTCGGCCTGATGGCCTGGAGTGCGGCGAAGCACACCTACGACGCCGTCCAGGACATCGACGAGGACCGAGGGGTGGGCATCATGACGACGGCGGTGCGGCTCGGGCCCCGCGGCGTCGTCGCCTGGAGCGGTGCCTGGTGGGCGGTGTCGACGGCGTGCTTCGCGGTGGTCAACATCCCGGTTGCCGTCGTGAACACCCTGATCGCGGGCTGGCTGCTGCTGGGCCTGTACCGGGATCCCCGCCCGGAGACCGGCCACCGGCTGTACCGGTACTCGATCGCCTTCCCGTATGTCGCCGGGACCGTCGCGGGCGTCCAGCTCGTCGTCGCCCTGACGCTGGGACTCTACCGATGA
- a CDS encoding 6-phosphofructokinase, translating into MKIGILTSGGDCPGLNAVIRGAVLKGIKVHDQEFVGFRDGWRGVVEGNIVDLPRHAVRGISKQGGTILGTSRTNPFEGNGGAEVVKANMERLGIDAMIAIGGEGTLAAAKRLTDLGLKIVGVPKTVDNDLDATDYTFGFDTAVQIATEAIDRLRTTGESHSRCMIAEVMGRHVGWIALHAGMASGAHAILIPEQQTSVEQIAEWVSTANARGRAPLVVVAEGFVPSHMEQAHSERGLDTFGRPRLGGIADQLAPELEARTGIETRATILGHIQRGGVPTSFDRVLATRLGMAAVDSVRDELWGTMVALNGTEIAHVGFDAALGNLKRVPQHRYDEASILFG; encoded by the coding sequence ATGAAGATCGGAATCCTCACCAGCGGCGGCGACTGCCCCGGACTCAACGCGGTCATCCGCGGTGCCGTCCTCAAGGGCATCAAGGTCCACGACCAGGAGTTCGTCGGATTCCGGGACGGCTGGCGGGGCGTCGTCGAGGGCAACATCGTCGACCTCCCCCGGCATGCGGTGCGCGGCATCTCCAAGCAGGGCGGCACGATCCTCGGGACCTCCCGCACCAACCCCTTCGAGGGCAACGGCGGCGCGGAGGTCGTCAAGGCGAACATGGAACGCCTCGGCATCGACGCGATGATCGCGATCGGCGGCGAGGGCACGCTCGCTGCGGCGAAGCGGCTCACGGACCTCGGCCTGAAGATCGTCGGCGTCCCCAAGACGGTCGACAACGACCTCGACGCCACCGACTACACCTTCGGCTTCGACACCGCGGTGCAGATCGCCACCGAGGCCATCGACCGGCTGCGCACCACGGGTGAGTCCCACAGCCGCTGCATGATCGCCGAGGTCATGGGCCGCCACGTCGGGTGGATCGCCCTGCACGCCGGCATGGCCTCCGGCGCCCATGCCATCCTGATCCCCGAGCAGCAGACCAGCGTGGAGCAGATCGCCGAGTGGGTGTCCACGGCCAACGCCCGCGGGCGTGCGCCCCTCGTCGTCGTCGCCGAGGGCTTCGTCCCCTCGCACATGGAGCAGGCGCACTCCGAGCGCGGCCTCGACACCTTCGGCCGTCCGCGGCTCGGCGGGATCGCGGACCAGCTCGCCCCGGAGCTCGAGGCCCGAACGGGCATCGAGACCCGCGCCACCATCCTCGGTCACATCCAGCGTGGTGGAGTCCCGACGTCGTTCGACCGCGTGCTCGCCACGCGCCTCGGTATGGCTGCCGTGGACTCGGTGCGGGACGAGCTGTGGGGCACCATGGTGGCCCTCAATGGCACGGAGATCGCCCACGTGGGCTTCGATGCGGCGCTCGGCAACCTCAAGCGGGTACCGCAGCACCGGTACGACGAAGCCTCCATCCTCTTCGGCTGA
- a CDS encoding GNAT family N-acetyltransferase — MELDPGTVSIIQLAWSRLLGLDDDALASGSDRLYAVDDDASVLTFVTLFGREVLGGPGWAVEAGRTMSGMELRSHSTLLTLSRDHGGRGLGEAQLYFCDELPRFEGPPAVVSGEASLVRELERRCPPDDVAEAGLAAVEHPFVLLDGDSEAPPTPLAGAGYDIWQGILAHIAVITPPEDRRKGYAGRVAAVAVEDAMAAGLVPQWRARTDNTASQRTARRAGFAFAGTQTSVLLDA; from the coding sequence GTGGAACTCGATCCCGGCACGGTCTCGATCATCCAGCTCGCCTGGTCGCGGCTGCTCGGGCTCGACGACGACGCCCTGGCCAGCGGCTCCGACCGCCTGTATGCGGTCGACGACGACGCCTCGGTGCTGACCTTCGTGACCCTGTTCGGCCGCGAGGTGCTCGGGGGACCCGGCTGGGCCGTGGAGGCGGGACGCACGATGTCCGGGATGGAGCTGCGCAGCCATTCGACGCTGCTCACGCTCAGCCGGGACCACGGCGGACGCGGGCTCGGCGAGGCCCAGCTGTACTTCTGCGACGAGCTGCCGCGGTTCGAGGGGCCGCCGGCCGTGGTATCCGGTGAGGCCTCGCTCGTCCGCGAGCTCGAACGCCGGTGCCCGCCCGACGACGTCGCCGAAGCGGGCCTCGCCGCGGTGGAGCACCCGTTCGTGCTGCTCGACGGCGACTCCGAGGCCCCACCCACTCCCCTGGCCGGTGCCGGTTACGACATCTGGCAGGGCATCCTGGCGCACATCGCGGTCATCACCCCGCCCGAGGACCGACGCAAGGGCTATGCCGGGCGGGTGGCCGCCGTCGCGGTCGAGGACGCCATGGCCGCCGGACTCGTGCCGCAGTGGCGCGCACGGACGGACAACACGGCGTCCCAGCGGACCGCCCGCAGGGCCGGTTTCGCCTTCGCGGGGACTCAGACCTCGGTGCTCCTGGACGCCTGA
- a CDS encoding ankyrin repeat domain-containing protein, translating to MSADGGQGPTDDAAAAIALAHALFDAARAGDSATLVRYLDAGVPFTLTNTAGDSLLMLAAYNGHPAIVRDLLGRGAEADQVNDRGQTPLAGAVFKGHTEVVRLLVEAGADADAGTPSARAAAEMFGRTELLGLLG from the coding sequence ATGAGCGCCGACGGCGGGCAGGGCCCCACGGACGATGCCGCGGCCGCCATCGCCCTCGCACACGCGCTGTTCGACGCCGCGCGGGCGGGCGACAGCGCCACACTGGTGCGGTACCTCGACGCCGGGGTGCCCTTCACCCTGACGAACACGGCGGGCGACAGCCTGCTGATGCTGGCCGCGTACAACGGGCATCCGGCGATCGTGCGCGACCTGCTGGGGCGCGGAGCGGAAGCCGACCAGGTCAACGACCGCGGGCAGACGCCCCTCGCCGGTGCCGTCTTCAAGGGGCACACCGAGGTCGTACGACTGCTCGTCGAGGCGGGGGCGGATGCCGACGCCGGTACGCCCTCGGCCCGGGCAGCAGCCGAGATGTTCGGGCGGACCGAACTCCTGGGGCTGCTCGGCTAG
- a CDS encoding YgfZ/GcvT domain-containing protein, with product MTPRSPLLSRHGAVEGGGADAGVASHYGDPFREQRLLAAGEAVVDLSQRGVVTVSGPDRLSWLNTLSSQLLLDLRPGRSSETLLLTVQGRIEYAAHVVDDGATTWLITEGGEAAPLAAWLDRMKFMLRVEVTDATEAWAVLGATKALPAQGEGAVVWEDPWPAVVPGGYSYAIVDEREHPGRERPWFEYLVPRADLEAAVAATGLPPAGSLAAEALRIAAWRPRPGFETDEKTIPHELDLMRTAVHLAKGCYKGQETIARVHNLGHPPRRLTFLHLDGSQHTLPAPGSPVLSEGRTVGRVTSVGHHYEMGPIALAVLKRSVDASADLLVQDGDEAYAAGQEVIVAPDAGQVVGRASGFLKGPR from the coding sequence ATGACCCCACGAAGCCCCCTGCTGAGCCGACACGGTGCCGTCGAGGGCGGCGGAGCCGACGCCGGTGTGGCCTCCCACTACGGCGACCCGTTCCGTGAGCAGCGCCTCCTGGCGGCAGGCGAGGCCGTCGTCGACCTGTCGCAGCGCGGCGTCGTCACCGTCTCCGGACCCGACCGCCTGAGCTGGCTGAACACGCTCTCCTCCCAACTGCTCCTCGACCTCCGGCCCGGCCGGAGCTCCGAGACGCTGCTCCTCACCGTGCAGGGCCGGATCGAGTACGCGGCCCACGTCGTCGACGACGGCGCGACCACCTGGCTCATCACCGAGGGAGGCGAGGCCGCGCCGCTGGCCGCCTGGCTGGATCGCATGAAGTTCATGCTCCGTGTCGAGGTCACCGATGCCACGGAGGCCTGGGCCGTGCTCGGGGCCACGAAGGCGCTGCCCGCGCAGGGCGAGGGCGCCGTCGTATGGGAGGACCCCTGGCCCGCCGTCGTCCCCGGCGGATACTCCTACGCGATCGTCGACGAGCGCGAGCACCCGGGCCGTGAACGTCCCTGGTTCGAGTACCTCGTGCCGCGCGCAGACCTCGAGGCGGCCGTGGCCGCCACGGGACTCCCGCCGGCCGGCTCGCTGGCAGCCGAGGCGCTGCGCATCGCGGCCTGGCGCCCACGGCCCGGTTTCGAGACCGACGAGAAGACCATCCCGCACGAGCTCGACCTCATGCGCACCGCCGTCCACCTCGCGAAGGGCTGCTACAAGGGTCAGGAGACGATCGCCCGCGTGCACAACCTCGGGCACCCGCCGCGTCGGCTCACCTTCCTGCACCTCGACGGCAGCCAGCACACGCTCCCCGCGCCCGGAAGCCCGGTCCTCAGCGAGGGCCGCACGGTGGGCAGGGTGACGTCCGTCGGCCATCACTACGAGATGGGTCCGATCGCCCTCGCCGTGCTCAAGCGGTCCGTCGACGCGTCCGCTGACCTGCTCGTTCAGGACGGGGACGAGGCCTACGCCGCCGGCCAGGAGGTCATCGTGGCGCCGGATGCCGGGCAAGTCGTCGGCCGCGCCTCGGGGTTCCTGAAGGGTCCGCGATGA
- a CDS encoding FABP family protein gives MSIDLPTDLTPELVPLSWLLGTWEGTGMLGEGTADSERFSQRVVFSQNGLPYLQYSAESWLIDEQGAQLRPLSVETGFWALDRKLNDADVGPGLSPADIVPALKTADEVEQFRNDSGGFDITATVVHPGGIAELYYGSIKGPQIQLSTDLVMRGQHSKEYAAATRLFGLVDGNLYWRWDVAAQGNSLEAHASAILRKIS, from the coding sequence ATGTCGATCGACCTGCCCACCGACCTGACCCCCGAGCTCGTCCCGCTGTCGTGGCTCCTCGGAACCTGGGAGGGGACGGGGATGCTCGGCGAAGGGACCGCCGACTCGGAGCGCTTCTCGCAGCGTGTCGTGTTCTCGCAGAACGGTCTGCCCTACCTGCAGTACAGCGCCGAGTCCTGGCTCATCGACGAGCAGGGTGCGCAGCTGCGTCCGCTGTCGGTCGAGACCGGCTTCTGGGCGCTCGACCGCAAGCTGAACGACGCCGATGTCGGCCCCGGCCTCAGCCCCGCGGACATCGTCCCGGCGCTCAAGACGGCCGACGAGGTGGAGCAGTTCCGCAATGATTCCGGGGGCTTCGACATCACGGCCACCGTGGTGCACCCCGGCGGCATCGCCGAGCTCTACTACGGGAGCATCAAGGGGCCGCAGATCCAGCTCAGCACCGACCTCGTGATGCGCGGCCAGCACTCCAAGGAGTACGCGGCGGCCACCCGGCTGTTCGGCCTGGTGGACGGCAACCTGTACTGGCGCTGGGATGTCGCGGCCCAGGGCAACTCCCTCGAAGCCCATGCGTCCGCGATCCTCAGGAAGATCTCCTGA
- a CDS encoding winged helix-turn-helix transcriptional regulator, whose product MPHILMLTNTTGSSVDILPALELLNHKVHILAAEPTALLETEPCDVVLVDARKDLVGARSLTQLLKATGLSAPLLLVLTEGGMAAVAANWLADDVVLDSAGPAEVEARLRLVIARSAAASEGTSTEIHASGVVIDEASYTARVGGEPLNLTYKEFELLKYLAQHPGRVFTRDQLLHEVWGYDYYGGTRTVDVHVRRLRAKLGSDHEQLIGTVRNVGYRFTLTRLPEDRSSVNQDA is encoded by the coding sequence ATGCCGCACATCCTGATGCTCACCAATACCACCGGCTCGTCCGTCGACATCCTGCCGGCGCTCGAACTGCTCAATCACAAGGTGCACATCCTTGCGGCCGAACCCACCGCGCTCCTCGAGACGGAGCCGTGCGACGTCGTCCTCGTCGATGCGCGCAAGGACCTCGTCGGTGCGCGGTCCCTCACCCAGCTCCTCAAGGCCACCGGCCTCAGCGCGCCCCTCCTGCTCGTGCTCACGGAGGGTGGCATGGCGGCGGTCGCCGCGAACTGGCTGGCCGACGACGTCGTCCTCGACTCGGCGGGCCCGGCGGAGGTTGAGGCGCGGCTGCGGCTGGTGATCGCGCGTTCGGCGGCTGCCAGCGAAGGGACGAGTACCGAGATCCACGCGTCCGGCGTGGTGATCGACGAGGCCAGCTACACGGCGCGGGTGGGGGGCGAGCCCCTGAACCTGACGTACAAGGAGTTCGAGCTCCTCAAGTACCTCGCGCAGCACCCAGGGCGGGTGTTCACCCGCGACCAGCTCCTGCACGAGGTGTGGGGCTACGACTACTACGGGGGCACACGGACCGTCGACGTCCATGTGCGCCGGCTGCGGGCGAAGCTCGGCTCCGACCACGAGCAGCTCATCGGCACCGTACGGAACGTCGGGTACCGCTTCACGCTGACCCGCCTGCCCGAGGACCGCAGTTCGGTCAACCAGGACGCCTGA
- the mshD gene encoding mycothiol synthase, whose amino-acid sequence MTAAQHAPTWSVGRIAGAPPTDVVDEVRRLAASAAEADGNPPLSEQTLLTLRAHDAGGRQLVFTARTSDAPDSELAGVAVVTLGSEEGAVLELVVRPDCRGEGAGTALIQAVLAEGISDLRGWSHGNHSAAADLAARFDYAPVRELWRMRLTRAAVTESVPALRLPDGVVLRTFVRGQDEEAWLAANAAAFAHHPEQGATTRADLDARMDEDWFDADGFLLAVRESDGALLGFHWTKVHPAVGAHPAMGEVYVVGVTPESQGMGLGKALTIAGIEYLHARGLQAIMLYVDADNTAAVALYRALGFTRWDVDVMYAAKVAQPTL is encoded by the coding sequence ATGACCGCCGCTCAGCACGCCCCCACCTGGTCCGTCGGCAGGATCGCCGGCGCCCCGCCCACGGACGTCGTCGACGAGGTACGCCGTCTCGCCGCGTCCGCCGCCGAAGCCGACGGCAACCCGCCGCTCTCCGAGCAGACCCTCCTCACCCTCCGCGCCCACGACGCCGGGGGGCGCCAACTCGTCTTCACGGCCCGCACCTCCGACGCGCCGGACAGCGAGCTCGCCGGGGTCGCCGTCGTCACGCTCGGCTCCGAGGAGGGCGCCGTGCTCGAGCTCGTCGTCCGACCCGACTGTCGCGGGGAGGGGGCAGGGACGGCACTGATCCAGGCGGTCCTCGCCGAGGGGATCTCCGACCTCCGCGGCTGGTCCCACGGCAACCATTCCGCGGCCGCGGACCTGGCGGCGCGCTTCGACTACGCACCGGTGCGGGAACTGTGGAGGATGCGCCTGACCCGCGCGGCCGTCACGGAATCCGTCCCCGCCCTCCGACTGCCCGACGGCGTCGTGCTGCGTACGTTCGTCCGCGGGCAGGACGAGGAGGCCTGGCTCGCGGCCAACGCGGCCGCCTTCGCGCACCACCCCGAACAGGGCGCCACGACGCGCGCGGACCTCGACGCGCGGATGGACGAGGACTGGTTCGACGCCGACGGCTTCCTGCTCGCCGTGCGCGAGAGCGACGGCGCCCTCCTCGGTTTCCACTGGACCAAGGTCCACCCCGCGGTGGGGGCCCACCCGGCGATGGGCGAGGTGTATGTGGTCGGTGTGACGCCCGAGTCGCAGGGCATGGGCCTCGGCAAGGCCCTGACGATCGCGGGCATCGAGTACCTCCACGCCCGGGGCCTGCAGGCCATCATGCTCTACGTCGACGCGGACAACACGGCCGCTGTGGCGCTCTACCGTGCCCTCGGGTTCACGCGCTGGGATGTCGACGTGATGTATGCGGCCAAGGTGGCGCAACCCACCTTGTAA